A window from Macaca thibetana thibetana isolate TM-01 chromosome 7, ASM2454274v1, whole genome shotgun sequence encodes these proteins:
- the CCNB1IP1 gene encoding E3 ubiquitin-protein ligase CCNB1IP1 isoform X1, with protein MALWNQFAKMTLFSFWRPHYPIMSLCEDMLLCNYRKCRIKLSGYAWVTACSHIFCDQHGSGEFSRSPAICPACNSTLSGKLDIVRTELSPSEEYKAMVLAGLRPEIVLDISSRALAFWTYQVHQERLYQEYNFSKAEGHLKQMEKIYTQQIQSKDVELTSMKGEVTSMKKVLEEYKKKFSDISEKLMERNRQYQKLQGLYDSLRLRNITIANHEGTLEPSMIAQSGVLGFPLGNNSRFPLDNTPVRNRGDGDGDFQFKPFFVGSPTAPEPSNSFFSFASPSRELEQQQVSSRAFKVKRI; from the exons GACTCTCTTCAGCTTCTGGAGACCTCACTATCCTATTATGTCTTTGTGTGAAGACATGCTGCTTTGTAATTATCGAAAGTGTCGCATCAAACTCTCCGGCTATGCATGGGTCACTGCCTGCTCTCACATCTTCTGTGATCAGCATGGCAGTGGTGAGTTTAGTCGCTCACCAGCTATCTGTCCTGCCTGCAACAGTACCCTTTCTGGAAAGCTAGATATTGTCCGCACAGAACTCAGTCCATCAGAGGAATATAAAGCTATGGTATTGGCAGGACTGCGACCAGAGATCGTGTTGGACATTAGCTCCCGAGCACTGGCCTTCTGGACATATCAG GTACATCAGGAACGTCTTTATCAAGAATACAATTTCAGCAAGGCTGAGGGCCATCTGAAACAGATGGAGAAGATATATACTCAGCAAATACAAAGCAAGGATGTAGAATTGACCTCTATGAAAGGGGAGGTCACCTCCATGAAGAAAGTACTAGAAGAATACAAGAAAAAGTTCAGTGACATCTCTGAGAAACTTATGGAGCGCAATCGTCAGTATCAAAAGCTCCAAGGCCTCTATGATAGCCTTAGGTTACGAAACATCACTATTGCTAACCATGAAGGCACCCTTGAACCATCCATGATTGCACAGTCTGGTGTTCTTGGCTTCCCCTTAG GTAACAACTCCAGGTTTCCTTTGGATAATACACCTGTTCGAAATCGGGGCGATGGAGATGGAGATTTTCAGTTCAAACCATTTTTTGTGGGTTCTCCCACAGCACCTGAACCCAGCAACAGCTTTTTTAGTTTTGCCTCTCCAAGTCGTGAATTAGAGCAGCAGCAAGTTTCTAGCAGGGCCTTCAAAGTAAAAAGAATTTGA
- the CCNB1IP1 gene encoding E3 ubiquitin-protein ligase CCNB1IP1 isoform X2, with protein MSLCEDMLLCNYRKCRIKLSGYAWVTACSHIFCDQHGSGEFSRSPAICPACNSTLSGKLDIVRTELSPSEEYKAMVLAGLRPEIVLDISSRALAFWTYQVHQERLYQEYNFSKAEGHLKQMEKIYTQQIQSKDVELTSMKGEVTSMKKVLEEYKKKFSDISEKLMERNRQYQKLQGLYDSLRLRNITIANHEGTLEPSMIAQSGVLGFPLGNNSRFPLDNTPVRNRGDGDGDFQFKPFFVGSPTAPEPSNSFFSFASPSRELEQQQVSSRAFKVKRI; from the exons ATGTCTTTGTGTGAAGACATGCTGCTTTGTAATTATCGAAAGTGTCGCATCAAACTCTCCGGCTATGCATGGGTCACTGCCTGCTCTCACATCTTCTGTGATCAGCATGGCAGTGGTGAGTTTAGTCGCTCACCAGCTATCTGTCCTGCCTGCAACAGTACCCTTTCTGGAAAGCTAGATATTGTCCGCACAGAACTCAGTCCATCAGAGGAATATAAAGCTATGGTATTGGCAGGACTGCGACCAGAGATCGTGTTGGACATTAGCTCCCGAGCACTGGCCTTCTGGACATATCAG GTACATCAGGAACGTCTTTATCAAGAATACAATTTCAGCAAGGCTGAGGGCCATCTGAAACAGATGGAGAAGATATATACTCAGCAAATACAAAGCAAGGATGTAGAATTGACCTCTATGAAAGGGGAGGTCACCTCCATGAAGAAAGTACTAGAAGAATACAAGAAAAAGTTCAGTGACATCTCTGAGAAACTTATGGAGCGCAATCGTCAGTATCAAAAGCTCCAAGGCCTCTATGATAGCCTTAGGTTACGAAACATCACTATTGCTAACCATGAAGGCACCCTTGAACCATCCATGATTGCACAGTCTGGTGTTCTTGGCTTCCCCTTAG GTAACAACTCCAGGTTTCCTTTGGATAATACACCTGTTCGAAATCGGGGCGATGGAGATGGAGATTTTCAGTTCAAACCATTTTTTGTGGGTTCTCCCACAGCACCTGAACCCAGCAACAGCTTTTTTAGTTTTGCCTCTCCAAGTCGTGAATTAGAGCAGCAGCAAGTTTCTAGCAGGGCCTTCAAAGTAAAAAGAATTTGA